The following coding sequences lie in one Bacteroidota bacterium genomic window:
- a CDS encoding iron-sulfur cluster-binding protein yields the protein MSHAEELFLEKAEIKSFDLEHRKTILHNISQYDKKVVEGKEQFSNLELAKTRAAALKQKAIENLDKYLIEFEANFIKRGGKVIWAQDAEEAVAEALQIMKKANTKTVVKAKSMVSEEINFNEALEEQGIESIETDLGEYIVQLRKEPPYHIVTPAMHLSKEEVAKTFHEKKQTPLEYTPEQITNFVRQELRLRYSKAEVGVSGGNFLIADAGAIAVTENEGNGLMSAAFPKIQIAIVGIEKVIPSIADLDLFWPLLSTYGTGQGLTVYNTIYSGPKQAGEKDGPDEMYVILLDNGRTNVLAETEQRRAMSCIRCGACLNVCPVYQTVGGHAYGTTYSGPIGSIITPHMQGMEEFKHLSFASTLCGRCTEVCPVKIDIHKLLLINRKQSVDTKLSTKTENWVWHFWKKAMLKRSKMDKGGAKLKNFMIKQFFKKQWGERRDLPQVTNKSFNQIWRERKGIK from the coding sequence ATGTCACACGCAGAAGAATTATTTTTAGAAAAGGCAGAAATAAAATCGTTCGATTTAGAACATCGCAAAACCATATTGCACAACATTTCGCAGTATGACAAAAAAGTGGTGGAAGGGAAGGAGCAATTTTCCAATTTAGAGTTGGCGAAAACACGCGCAGCTGCGCTGAAACAAAAAGCAATTGAAAACCTGGATAAATATTTAATTGAATTTGAAGCCAACTTTATTAAGCGTGGAGGAAAAGTAATTTGGGCGCAAGATGCGGAAGAGGCTGTTGCGGAAGCGCTTCAAATCATGAAAAAAGCCAATACCAAAACCGTGGTGAAAGCGAAATCCATGGTATCCGAAGAAATTAATTTTAACGAAGCACTCGAAGAGCAAGGAATAGAAAGCATTGAGACCGATCTGGGAGAATACATTGTGCAGCTCCGAAAAGAGCCACCCTACCACATTGTAACGCCAGCCATGCATCTTTCAAAAGAAGAGGTTGCCAAAACGTTTCACGAAAAAAAACAAACACCTTTAGAATATACACCTGAACAAATTACCAATTTTGTTCGTCAGGAATTGCGTCTGCGCTATAGCAAAGCGGAGGTTGGTGTAAGTGGGGGAAACTTTTTAATTGCAGATGCAGGAGCAATTGCGGTTACTGAAAATGAAGGCAATGGCTTGATGTCTGCCGCGTTCCCTAAGATTCAGATTGCAATTGTTGGAATAGAAAAAGTAATTCCATCCATTGCCGATTTAGATTTATTTTGGCCATTGTTGTCTACTTACGGCACAGGACAAGGCTTAACGGTGTACAACACCATTTATAGCGGCCCGAAACAAGCGGGTGAAAAAGATGGTCCGGATGAAATGTATGTGATTCTCCTAGACAACGGACGAACAAACGTGTTAGCGGAAACAGAGCAACGCAGAGCAATGTCTTGCATTCGTTGTGGAGCATGTTTAAATGTTTGTCCTGTTTATCAAACAGTTGGCGGTCATGCTTATGGAACAACATATAGCGGACCAATTGGCTCCATCATTACACCACACATGCAAGGGATGGAGGAATTTAAACACTTAAGTTTTGCCTCTACACTATGCGGAAGATGTACAGAAGTTTGTCCTGTTAAAATCGATATTCATAAATTATTGTTGATCAACAGAAAACAATCGGTAGACACGAAGCTTTCCACCAAAACCGAAAACTGGGTTTGGCACTTTTGGAAAAAAGCCATGCTAAAACGCAGTAAAATGGACAAAGGTGGCGCGAAGTTGAAAAACTTTATGATAAAACAGTTCTTCAAAAAACAATGGGGAGAACGCAGAGATTTGCCACAAGTAACCAACAAATCGTTCAACCAAATTTGGAGAGAACGGAAGGGGATAAAGTAA
- a CDS encoding M28 family peptidase, translating into MIKKTILLLLFPMALFAQQKDTTAIRFSQTITATDLKTHLTILASDEYEGRETGKKGQKMAAEYIQSNFKSFGIPPYKENTYYQTYPLNMMMPFPADVMINEKKYTGNQDYYNFPGITEQTVLTANVLFIGYGIEDENYNDYKGLDVKNKVVMFLQGEPYDASGNSYITKSKEPSVWTLRARGKAENAKDAGASAILVVVDDVKKGIADNKHRLESSSLKLDISKKEAPVIYISKEMANSILKKNTTEEIIAKISKSGKPLKIKAKANVVIDVKNNVQKIEAENVLGYIEGTDLKDEVIVITAHYDHLGKEGDVVYNGADDDGSGTVAVMELAQAFANAKKEGKGPRRSILFMPVSGEEKGLLGSAYYTENPVFPLKNTVCDLNIDMIGRLDEKHANNTNYVYLIGSDKLSSQLHSISENANKTYSNLELDYTFNDEKDKNRFYYRSDHYNFAKKGVPVIFYFNGVHADYHKETDETEKINFEKIEKITRLVFFTAWELANRNERIVVDSNKK; encoded by the coding sequence ATGATAAAAAAAACAATTCTTCTATTATTATTTCCAATGGCTCTTTTTGCACAACAAAAGGACACAACAGCCATTCGCTTTTCGCAAACGATAACAGCAACAGACCTAAAAACGCACCTTACTATTTTAGCATCGGATGAATATGAAGGTAGAGAAACCGGCAAAAAAGGTCAGAAAATGGCTGCAGAATACATTCAATCAAATTTTAAAAGTTTTGGCATTCCTCCTTATAAGGAGAACACCTATTACCAAACCTACCCGCTAAACATGATGATGCCATTTCCGGCAGACGTTATGATTAACGAAAAAAAATATACCGGAAACCAAGACTATTATAATTTTCCGGGAATTACAGAGCAAACCGTTTTAACAGCAAATGTTTTATTTATTGGCTATGGAATTGAAGATGAAAACTACAACGACTATAAAGGGCTAGATGTAAAAAATAAGGTGGTGATGTTTTTACAGGGCGAACCATATGACGCCTCAGGGAATTCATACATTACCAAAAGCAAAGAGCCTTCTGTTTGGACATTGCGTGCAAGAGGAAAAGCAGAAAACGCGAAAGATGCTGGTGCATCAGCCATATTGGTTGTTGTAGACGATGTTAAAAAGGGAATCGCAGACAATAAACACCGTCTCGAGTCCTCGTCCTTGAAATTAGACATTTCGAAAAAAGAAGCTCCAGTAATTTACATTTCGAAAGAAATGGCAAATAGCATTTTGAAAAAAAACACCACTGAAGAAATTATTGCAAAAATTTCGAAAAGCGGAAAACCATTGAAAATAAAGGCAAAGGCGAATGTGGTCATTGACGTAAAAAACAATGTTCAAAAAATTGAAGCCGAAAATGTTTTGGGTTATATAGAAGGAACAGACCTAAAAGACGAAGTGATTGTTATTACCGCCCACTACGATCATCTTGGAAAAGAAGGCGATGTGGTTTACAACGGTGCAGATGATGACGGCTCCGGAACTGTGGCCGTGATGGAGCTGGCACAAGCCTTTGCCAATGCGAAAAAAGAAGGGAAGGGGCCGCGCAGAAGCATTTTGTTTATGCCTGTTTCTGGAGAAGAAAAAGGATTACTCGGATCAGCGTATTATACCGAAAACCCTGTTTTCCCGCTAAAAAATACGGTTTGCGATTTAAACATTGATATGATTGGACGATTGGATGAAAAGCATGCCAACAACACAAATTACGTGTATTTAATTGGGTCAGATAAATTAAGCTCACAATTGCACAGCATCAGCGAAAACGCAAATAAAACGTATTCAAATTTAGAGTTGGATTACACCTTTAATGATGAAAAAGACAAGAATCGTTTTTACTACCGTTCGGATCATTATAATTTTGCGAAAAAGGGAGTTCCGGTCATCTTCTATTTCAATGGTGTGCATGCAGATTACCACAAAGAAACAGATGAAACAGAAAAAATAAATTTCGAAAAAATAGAAAAGATTACGCGCTTGGTGTTTTTCACCGCATGGGAATTAGCGAATCGGAATGAGCGAATTGTAGTAGATTCAAACAAAAAATAA
- the rpiB gene encoding ribose 5-phosphate isomerase B produces the protein MKIAIGCDHAAFSLKEKLKPYLVSKGYEIKDFGCYSEERADYPDFAHPVANAVESKDFDLGLLMCGSGNGINMTANKHKGIRSALCWNAEIAELARQHNDANILTLPARYMTEEEAKKCIDVFYTTAFEGGRHSDRVKKISEGC, from the coding sequence ATGAAGATAGCAATCGGTTGCGATCACGCAGCATTTTCTTTAAAAGAAAAACTAAAACCCTACTTGGTATCAAAGGGTTATGAAATAAAAGACTTCGGATGTTACTCAGAGGAGCGAGCAGACTATCCTGATTTTGCTCATCCTGTTGCTAATGCAGTAGAAAGCAAAGACTTTGATTTAGGTTTATTAATGTGCGGTAGTGGAAATGGTATAAACATGACGGCCAACAAACACAAGGGTATTCGATCGGCTTTGTGTTGGAATGCAGAAATAGCCGAATTGGCGCGTCAGCATAACGATGCGAACATTTTAACGTTGCCGGCAAGATATATGACCGAAGAGGAAGCAAAAAAATGCATCGATGTATTTTATACTACCGCTTTTGAAGGCGGAAGACATAGCGACAGAGTGAAGAAAATTAGCGAAGGTTGCTAA
- the nadA gene encoding quinolinate synthase NadA: MGDDLKTKGFLDIPIDFSLDLFAEITKLKKEKNAIILAHYYQDADIQDIADYIGDSLGLSQEAAKTNADIIVFAGVHFMAETAKILSPGKKVLLPDLRAGCSLADSCPADKFSAFKKLHPDHLVISYINCSADLKTLTDIVCTSTNAVQIVESLPKDQKIIFAPDKNLGAYINKKTGRNMILWDGACMVHEIFSLEKIVKLKSQHPGALLLAHPECEANLLEIADYIGSTTGILNYATKSDAKEFIVATEAGIIHQMQLKNPNKSFIPAPPNNSCACNDCPHMKLNTLEKLYNCLKYEQPEILLSDELIRDAKKPILKMLELSAQFGL, encoded by the coding sequence ATGGGTGATGATTTGAAAACAAAAGGCTTTCTTGACATTCCGATTGATTTTTCTCTAGATTTGTTCGCTGAAATTACCAAGCTCAAAAAAGAAAAAAATGCAATTATACTCGCCCATTACTACCAGGATGCTGACATTCAAGACATTGCCGATTATATCGGAGATAGCCTTGGTTTATCACAGGAAGCAGCCAAAACAAATGCCGATATCATTGTGTTTGCCGGTGTTCATTTTATGGCTGAAACTGCAAAAATTCTTTCACCCGGAAAAAAAGTTTTATTACCAGATTTAAGAGCAGGTTGTTCGTTAGCTGATTCTTGTCCTGCCGATAAATTTTCAGCTTTCAAAAAACTACATCCTGATCATTTGGTAATTTCATACATCAATTGCTCTGCTGATTTAAAAACGTTAACAGATATTGTTTGTACATCTACCAATGCAGTTCAGATTGTTGAGAGTTTACCAAAAGATCAGAAAATAATATTTGCTCCTGATAAAAATTTAGGTGCTTACATTAATAAAAAAACGGGAAGAAACATGATTCTTTGGGATGGAGCATGCATGGTTCATGAAATTTTTTCGTTGGAGAAAATTGTAAAATTAAAAAGTCAACATCCAGGAGCACTTTTGTTGGCACATCCGGAATGTGAAGCGAATCTTCTTGAAATAGCTGATTATATTGGGAGTACGACTGGGATATTAAATTATGCTACAAAATCGGATGCAAAAGAATTCATTGTTGCAACAGAAGCAGGAATTATTCATCAGATGCAATTAAAGAATCCAAATAAGTCGTTTATACCCGCTCCACCGAATAATTCTTGTGCTTGTAATGATTGTCCTCACATGAAATTAAACACACTTGAAAAGCTTTATAATTGCCTTAAATATGAGCAACCTGAAATACTGTTATCAGACGAATTGATTCGTGATGCAAAAAAGCCAATTCTTAAAATGCTTGAATTATCAGCACAATTTGGTTTATAA
- the mnmG gene encoding tRNA uridine-5-carboxymethylaminomethyl(34) synthesis enzyme MnmG, with protein MFKEYDVIVVGAGHAGCEAAAAAANMGSSTLLITMNMQTIAQMSCNPAMGGIAKGQIVREIDALGGYSGIVTDRTAVQFRMLNRSKGPAMWSPRAQSDRWKFAEEWRLMLEATPNLDFWQDMVKGLIVEDNKVCGVITGMDIEIRGKSVVLTNGTFLNGLIHLGEKQYGGGRAGEKSSTGITEQLVKLGFEAGRMKTGTPPRVDGRSLDYSKMEVQHGDENPNKFSYLDVDQFGFKVERKDAFKNGPEGQIPCFTTYTNEAVHEILRTGFEKSPMFSGRIQGLGPRYCPSIEDKITRFAERERHQIFVEPEGWNTVEIYVNGFSTSLPEDVQYKALKLIPGFENVKMFRPGYAIEYDYFPPQQLELTLETKLIENLYFAGQINGTTGYEEAACQGLMAGINAHLKIDGRAPFILQRSEAYIGVLIDDLVTKGTEEPYRMFTSRAEYRILLRQDNADIRLTPKSFELGLAKQDRLDRVNLKQKQTQEIITYFKKESIDPSDINPVLETIGSAPISQKVKMFGILTRPTITLLDFAIASERVKEFISQFDLESIEQAEILMKYEGYISKEHELADKQIRLEDLVLHEDFDYIRLTSLSKEAREKLTKVRPRTIGQASRISGITPSDISILMVYLGR; from the coding sequence ATGTTTAAAGAATACGATGTTATAGTTGTTGGTGCTGGCCATGCCGGTTGTGAAGCTGCTGCTGCCGCTGCAAACATGGGTTCTTCAACATTGTTGATAACCATGAACATGCAAACGATTGCTCAAATGAGCTGTAATCCTGCTATGGGTGGAATTGCGAAAGGTCAGATTGTTCGTGAAATTGATGCTTTGGGAGGTTATTCAGGAATTGTAACAGATAGAACTGCTGTTCAGTTTAGAATGTTAAATCGTTCTAAAGGGCCGGCAATGTGGAGTCCGCGAGCACAAAGTGATCGTTGGAAATTTGCTGAAGAATGGAGATTAATGTTAGAGGCCACGCCCAACTTGGATTTTTGGCAGGATATGGTGAAGGGATTAATTGTGGAAGATAATAAAGTCTGTGGTGTAATTACTGGAATGGACATTGAGATACGTGGTAAATCAGTTGTTCTAACCAATGGTACTTTTTTAAATGGATTAATACATTTAGGCGAAAAGCAATATGGTGGCGGAAGAGCAGGTGAAAAATCATCTACTGGTATTACTGAACAATTAGTAAAGTTAGGCTTTGAAGCAGGGAGAATGAAGACAGGAACGCCTCCCCGAGTGGATGGTCGTTCGTTGGATTATTCTAAGATGGAAGTTCAACATGGTGATGAAAACCCAAATAAATTTTCTTACTTGGATGTTGATCAATTTGGTTTTAAAGTAGAAAGAAAAGATGCTTTTAAAAACGGACCAGAAGGACAAATTCCTTGTTTCACAACATATACAAACGAAGCAGTTCACGAAATTTTAAGAACAGGCTTCGAAAAATCTCCTATGTTTTCCGGAAGAATTCAAGGACTTGGTCCTAGATATTGTCCAAGTATAGAAGATAAAATTACTCGTTTTGCTGAACGAGAAAGACATCAAATATTTGTTGAACCAGAAGGTTGGAATACTGTTGAAATCTATGTAAATGGATTCTCTACTTCCCTACCCGAAGATGTTCAATACAAAGCTTTGAAATTAATTCCTGGATTTGAGAACGTAAAGATGTTTCGTCCTGGTTATGCAATCGAATACGATTATTTTCCTCCTCAGCAGTTGGAATTAACGTTGGAAACGAAGTTGATCGAGAATTTATATTTTGCTGGTCAGATTAATGGAACGACAGGTTACGAAGAAGCAGCATGTCAAGGTTTGATGGCCGGGATAAATGCGCATTTAAAAATTGATGGTAGAGCGCCATTTATTTTGCAGCGTTCTGAGGCATATATTGGCGTTCTAATCGATGATTTAGTTACAAAAGGTACAGAAGAACCTTATCGTATGTTTACGTCACGTGCAGAGTATAGAATTTTGTTACGTCAGGATAATGCAGATATTCGGTTAACCCCAAAATCATTTGAACTGGGATTAGCAAAACAAGATCGTTTGGATCGGGTTAATCTGAAGCAAAAACAGACTCAAGAAATCATTACTTATTTTAAGAAAGAAAGCATTGACCCTTCGGATATAAATCCGGTTTTGGAAACAATTGGCTCCGCTCCTATTTCTCAAAAAGTCAAAATGTTTGGCATATTAACTCGTCCAACTATTACGCTTTTAGATTTTGCAATTGCTTCCGAGAGGGTAAAAGAATTCATTTCACAATTTGATTTGGAGAGCATTGAGCAAGCAGAAATTTTAATGAAGTACGAAGGATATATTTCAAAAGAACACGAGTTAGCGGATAAACAAATACGTTTGGAAGATCTGGTATTGCATGAGGACTTTGATTATATCCGATTGACATCATTATCAAAAGAGGCGCGCGAGAAACTAACAAAAGTTCGTCCGAGGACAATCGGACAAGCATCAAGAATATCTGGTATAACGCCATCAGATATTTCTATTTTAATGGTTTATTTAGGCAGATAG
- a CDS encoding class I SAM-dependent methyltransferase — MEKLEQCPVCNSIRNKPFLSCIDHTVSRETFQIVECELCGFKFTNPRPEEKDLGKYYKSEDYVSHSNTKKGFINSTYQSVRKYTLLKKLQLISKYFKTGKILDIGCGTGEFLNTCKKANWNTIGIEPDSDARQMAISNYGLDVRDESELANLPDASFEIISMWHVLEHVPKLNERVSELKRLIKPNGVIIIAVPNCSSLDAKMYKEEWAAYDVPRHLYHFTPKDIDTLFLKHELKVNRVLPMVFDSFYVAMLSEKIKTGKTNIIRSTWNGFRSNLAALKTGKTYSSQIYLISKK; from the coding sequence ATGGAAAAATTAGAACAATGTCCCGTATGTAATTCGATTCGAAACAAGCCTTTTTTGTCTTGTATCGATCACACTGTTTCACGTGAAACATTCCAGATTGTGGAATGCGAATTGTGCGGATTTAAGTTTACAAATCCTCGTCCGGAAGAAAAGGATTTAGGGAAATACTATAAGTCGGAGGACTATGTTTCTCATTCAAATACGAAGAAGGGGTTTATAAATTCAACCTATCAATCTGTCAGAAAATATACTTTATTAAAGAAACTTCAGCTCATATCGAAGTACTTTAAAACAGGAAAAATTTTGGATATAGGATGTGGAACAGGTGAGTTTTTAAATACCTGCAAAAAGGCAAATTGGAACACAATTGGAATCGAACCAGATTCGGATGCGCGACAAATGGCGATCTCAAATTATGGATTAGATGTTAGAGATGAATCCGAATTGGCTAATCTCCCGGATGCCAGTTTTGAAATTATTTCTATGTGGCACGTCTTGGAACATGTCCCAAAACTAAACGAGCGCGTGTCAGAATTAAAGCGTTTAATTAAACCAAATGGAGTGATCATTATTGCTGTTCCAAACTGCAGTTCATTAGATGCAAAAATGTATAAAGAAGAATGGGCAGCATATGATGTTCCTCGACACCTTTATCATTTCACCCCAAAAGACATTGATACTCTCTTCTTAAAACATGAGCTAAAGGTGAACCGAGTTTTACCTATGGTGTTTGATTCTTTCTATGTAGCAATGTTGAGTGAAAAGATTAAAACCGGTAAAACAAATATTATACGTTCCACGTGGAACGGATTTAGATCTAACCTAGCAGCACTTAAAACGGGTAAGACATACTCTAGTCAAATTTATCTCATCAGTAAAAAATAA
- a CDS encoding DMT family protein yields MRGLWTIVLLVLSNTFMTFAWYGHLKFKEMKWFENLGFIAIVLISWGIALFEYFFQVPANRLGYKENGGPFSLVELKVVQEVITLVVFVGFTLIFFKNETLKWNHLLGFCFLVLAVYFIFKK; encoded by the coding sequence ATGAGAGGACTTTGGACAATCGTTTTACTCGTGCTTTCCAACACATTCATGACTTTCGCATGGTACGGACATCTCAAATTCAAGGAAATGAAATGGTTCGAAAACCTTGGATTCATTGCCATTGTGCTGATCAGCTGGGGAATTGCCCTGTTTGAATACTTTTTTCAAGTTCCCGCAAATAGGCTTGGATACAAGGAAAACGGAGGGCCGTTCAGTTTAGTAGAGCTAAAGGTAGTTCAGGAGGTCATCACACTGGTAGTGTTTGTCGGCTTTACGCTGATCTTTTTTAAAAACGAAACATTAAAATGGAATCATTTGTTAGGCTTTTGTTTCCTGGTACTGGCAGTATATTTCATCTTTAAAAAATAA
- a CDS encoding aminotransferase class V-fold PLP-dependent enzyme, which translates to MDNSFILNHLGEERDEYYGSVAPPIFQTTNFCFKTVAEMRQKLTKELETPFYTRGYNPTVATLRKKLAALEKTEDALVLSSGSAAVAAAVMSVVKAGDHVVCVQKPYSWTNNLLSKYLAKYGVTHTFVSGGEATDFETAIQPNTKLIYLESPNSLTFEMQNITEIAALAKRKNITTIIDNSYNSPINQNPATMGIDLVVHSGTKYINGHSDVVCGVVCGSHERIMKMMAEEYMTIGSCISAHDAGLILRGLRTIELRVNQSANSAQKVSSFLENHPKIKQLNYPFASKNPQLELAKKQMKQGGGLLSIVIDAKDEAGIERFCDNLKRFVMATSWGGYESLLFPLCALAASKSFENPLPWNMVRLYIGLEDADLLIEDLKQALDKV; encoded by the coding sequence ATGGACAACTCTTTTATCCTCAACCACCTTGGCGAAGAACGCGATGAATACTACGGCTCCGTGGCACCGCCAATATTTCAAACCACCAACTTTTGTTTTAAAACTGTTGCAGAAATGCGGCAGAAACTAACGAAAGAATTAGAAACACCGTTTTATACAAGAGGTTATAATCCAACCGTAGCAACCCTTCGAAAGAAGCTGGCTGCGCTCGAAAAAACAGAAGATGCATTAGTGTTATCAAGTGGTAGCGCGGCTGTGGCTGCTGCTGTAATGAGTGTGGTGAAGGCAGGAGACCATGTGGTTTGTGTTCAAAAACCCTATAGCTGGACCAACAATTTGTTATCGAAATACCTTGCAAAATACGGTGTTACACACACATTTGTAAGTGGGGGAGAGGCGACAGATTTTGAAACGGCAATACAACCCAACACAAAGCTGATCTATCTCGAGAGCCCGAATTCATTAACGTTTGAGATGCAAAATATAACCGAAATTGCTGCATTAGCAAAACGCAAAAACATTACGACCATTATTGATAACAGTTATAATTCACCCATCAACCAAAATCCGGCAACAATGGGAATCGATTTGGTGGTTCACTCCGGGACGAAATACATAAATGGACACAGCGATGTGGTTTGTGGTGTTGTTTGCGGTTCCCACGAGCGAATTATGAAAATGATGGCAGAAGAATACATGACCATTGGAAGCTGTATTTCGGCTCACGATGCCGGCTTGATTTTGCGTGGTTTAAGAACAATTGAGCTTCGGGTGAACCAAAGTGCCAACAGCGCCCAAAAAGTGTCTAGTTTCTTAGAAAACCACCCTAAAATAAAACAATTGAACTATCCTTTTGCAAGCAAAAACCCCCAATTGGAACTTGCCAAGAAACAAATGAAACAGGGAGGAGGACTTTTGTCGATTGTGATTGATGCAAAAGATGAAGCAGGAATAGAGCGTTTTTGTGATAATTTAAAACGATTTGTAATGGCAACATCTTGGGGTGGTTACGAATCGTTATTGTTTCCGCTTTGCGCTTTGGCAGCCAGCAAAAGCTTTGAGAACCCTTTGCCATGGAACATGGTTCGACTTTACATTGGACTCGAAGATGCCGATTTGTTGATTGAAGATTTAAAACAAGCGCTGGATAAAGTTTAG